The proteins below come from a single Cannabis sativa cultivar Pink pepper isolate KNU-18-1 chromosome 3, ASM2916894v1, whole genome shotgun sequence genomic window:
- the LOC115709940 gene encoding protein IQ-DOMAIN 31, with translation MGKSPGKWIKTVLFGKKSSKSQISKGREKTTNEREVVVAAKASGDEFTSVPPVVSHPFASTTTTERAEVKLDLENREADISSGDGGVVLLSNENAETQESMPQEVSTDPEQIKKEQAASLVQATFRGYLARRAFWALKGIIRLQALIRGHLVRRQAVATLSSMLGIVKFQALVRGRRVRSSDIGLEVERKCNVVMPQGGKPVDPFGVHFSVQMEKLSTNAFIRKLLATSPNVMPLYVHYESGEPNSVSSWLECWSSTYFWKPVPQPKKILDSKSHKKLGNGQMAEPQASRSKRTRRPSPANVESISAQAPSEVEKPKRNFRKVSSHSAEPVQENPQIELEKIKRNLRKVHNPIVENSVPSEAETEHAKPVIEKEITSSSHDGLEQYISNSNEKVKKETAPSEKLKKETASEKAKKEIASSEKAKKETASSEKAKKETALSEKAKKEIVSSEKAKKETTFNEKEKKEIFIEKEKKETSNLPDVEAVSDLSSGDQPMVDIKPQMESTGKEENLHGDQAIDKSNVLTESTRKEENSITENGGLSLKEDSGGENQKSGRKSSTPAKQERVENGVQNSPTLPSYMAATESAKAKLRAQGSPRIGQETTEKTSVNRRHSLPSSTNNKISSQSPRTQRLVQTGGKGANKSDRSLPSREGNGKVSQTEWKR, from the exons ATGGGAAAATCACCAGGGAAATGGATCAAGACTGTACTCTTTGGGAAGAAGTCATCAAAAAGTCAAATTTCTAAAGGAAGAGAG AAAACTACAAATGAGAGAGAGGTGGTGGTTGCAGCCAAGGCATCTGGAGATGAGTTTACTTCAGTTCCTCCTGTAGTTTCTCATCCATTCGCTAGTACCACTACCACTGAAAGAGCAGAAGTGAAGTTGGACTTGGAGAACAGGGAAGCTGATATTTCATCTGGTGATGGGGGGGTAGTATTGTTAAGCAATGAAAATGCAGAAACTCAAGAATCCATGCCCCAAGAAGTATCAACTGATCCTGAGCAAATTAAGAAAGAGCAAGCTGCATCACTTGTGCAAGCTACTTTCAGAGGTTATTTG GCTCGGCGAGCCTTTTGGGCCCTCAAAGGCATCATAAGGTTGCAGGCACTTATCCGAGGGCACTTGGTTAGGAGACAAGCTGTTGCTACCCTGTCCAGTATGCTGGGAATTGTCAAGTTTCAAGCACTTGTTCGTGGAAGAAGGGTCAGAAGTTCTGATATTGGGCTTGAAGTGGAAAGGAAATGCAATGTAGTGATGCCTCAA GGAGGAAAGCCTGTCGATCCTTTTGGAGTTCATTTTTCTGTGCAAATGGAAAAGTTGTCAACAAACGCTTTCATTCGTAAG CTTCTTGCTACATCACCCAATGTGATGCCTTTGTATGTACACTATGAATCTGGTGAACCAAATTCCGTCTCCAGCTGGTTGGAATGCTGGTCATCAACCTActtttggaaaccggttcctcAACCAAAGAAAATTCTGGATTCAAAGTCTCACAAAAAGCTGGGTAATGGTCAGATGGCAGAACCCCAAGCAAGCAGGTCAAAGAGAACCCGTAGACCTAGTCCTGCAAATGTAGAAAGTATATCAGCACAAGCACCTTCTGAAGTTGAGAAACCCAAACGTAACTTTAGGAAGGTTTCAAGCCATTCAGCGGAGCCAGTGCAGGAAAATCCACAAATTGAGCTTGAAAAGATCAAACGAAACTTGAGAAAGGTTCATAACCCTATAGTAGAGAACTCTGTCCCATCAGAAGCTGAAACTGAACATGCAAAACCAGTTATTGAAAAAGAAATTACCAGTTCAAGTCATGATGGTTTGGAACAGTACATCAGTAATAGTAATGAGAAGGTAAAGAAAGAAACAGCACCTAgtgagaaattaaaaaaagagaCAGCTTCTGAGAAGGCAAAGAAAGAAATTGCATCCAGTGAGAAGGCAAAGAAAGAAACTGCATCTAGTGAGAAGGCAAAGAAAGAAACTGCATTGAGCGAGAAGGCAAAGAAAGAGATAGTATCTAGTGAGAAGGCAAAGAAAGAGACAACATTCAATGAGAAGGAAAAGAAAGAGATATTCATTGAGAAGGAAAAGAAAGAGACATCCAATTTGCCTGATGTTGAAGCAGTCTCTGATTTATCATCTGGTGATCAACCCATGGTTGACATAAAACCTCAAATGGAGAGCACTGGTAAAGAGGAAAATTTACATGGCGATCAAGCGATAGATAAATCAAATGTTTTAACAGAGAGCACCAGAAAAGAGGAGAATTCTATTACAGAAAATGGGGGATTGAGCTTGAAGGAGGACTCAGGTGGGGAGAATCAGAAGTCTGGCAGAAAAAGTTCAACTCCAGCCAAGCAAGAACGTGTAGAGAATGGGGTACAGAACAGTCCTACATTGCCAAGCTATATGGCTGCCACTGAATCTGCAAAGGCAAAGCTGAGAGCACAAGGCTCCCCTAGGATTGGACAAGagacaactgagaaaactagtGTCAATCGCCGTCACTCTCTGCCATCTTCCACTAATAACAAAATCAGCTCACAATCACCGAGAACACAGAGATTGGTCCAAACTGGAGGCAAGGGAGCAAATAAAAGTGATAGATCTCTGCCCTCCAGAGAGGGAAATG GAAAGGTATCCCAAACTGAGTGGAAAAGGTGA
- the LOC115710314 gene encoding ABC transporter A family member 2, whose product MKLRSGFGLFFQQYKALFWKNILLSWRNRKATFFQLFASFFFIFLIFVTQKAIDARFSYSTSHRTLMDPQPLVAPSIPPCEDKFYINNGCFDFIWSGNGSARIQRIVGSIMENNPGRPIPSTKVMSFESTAEVDEWLFSNPMMTPGALHFSELNASVISYGIQTNSTPLEKRGNYEDPTFKFQIPLQIAAEREIARSLIGDPNFSWVISFKEFAHPKVESLSAMITVGPPFFIATAMFGFVLQMSSLVVEKELKLRQAMTMMGLYDSAYLLSCLTWEGILTFLSSLLILLFGNIFKFDFFLNNSSAVIFLVFFLFQINMLGFAFMLSVFVSDSSAAPSIGFTIFIISTVNQARSHFLPIQLFMSTLVTKHFILSLQLLGPIQIPYNRRISKPFRIFWSLFPPNLFNKAVYLLADATSTPQDIGISWSRQAECAPNDNECVITISDIRTWFVTTFVVWLGLAIYFDNIIPNEYGVRKSAFYFLKPHYWTGKAGKKHEGVICSCVDLPPSEEQIPAYDKDVLEEENIIKQQVGKSGIKKVAVQIRGLVRTYPGSVKLSCFKCKRTPPFHALKGLWMNLARNQLFCLIGTSGAGKTSVINCLTGITPSTSGDALIYGNSIQSSSGMSRIRKIVGVCPQFDILWDELSAEEHLHIFSSIKGMPPASIQSVIQNSLEDVRLTEAAKVRAGSYSGGMRRRLSIAISFIGDPKLVILDEPTTGIDPITRRHVWNIIQKAKRKRAILLTTHSMEEADILSDRIGIMANGRLRCIGSSAVLKSRFGNGSIVHVSFKQSSDRKIPPHTRDVVDTTRQHREAVKLFFKRHLDVQPKEENNSSLTFAIPRNREMLFPDCFTQLQDRQNKFRIADFGISFTSLEEVFLSIARQAELETAIAEGRLVTITLTSGLSLEIPVGAKFVGIPGTESAENGRGLMVEVHWKQDQLGALCVSKISDEIPIPLNVESMAPLVATPSRNPSDPTGAIRGVVIDPNQITS is encoded by the exons aTGAAGCTGAGGAGTGGATTTGGCTTGTTTTTCCAACAATACAAGGCCTTGTTCTGGAAGAACATTTTGCTTTCATGGAGGAACAGAAAGGCAACATTCTTTCAGCTTTTTGCTTCATTCTTCTTTATCTTCCTCATCTTTGTGACTCAGAAAGCTATCGATGCTCGCTTCTCTTACTCCACTTCTCACAGGACTCTCATGGATCCTCAGCCTTTGGTTGCTCCTTCAATCCCACCATGTGAGGATAAGTTTTATATCAACAATGGTTGCTTCGACTTCATCTGGAGCGGTAATGGAAGCGCCAGAATTCAAAGAATCGTTGGCTCCATCATGGAAAACAATCCCGGAAGGCCAATTCCTTCTACTAAA GTTATGTCATTTGAATCAACAGCTGAAGTAGATGAGTGGCTGTTTTCTAATCCTATGATGACCCCGGGAGCCTTGCATTTTTCTGAACTAAATGCTTCTGTAATTAGTTATGGTATACAGACTAATTCAACTCCATTAGAGAAAAGAGGAAACTATGAAGACCCCACATTCAAGTTTCAAATACCACTTCAGATTGCAGCAGAGCGTGAAATTGCCAGGTCTCTCATTGGAG ATCCAAACTTTAGCTGGGTGATTTCATTTAAGGAGTTTGCACACCCTAAGGTGGAGAGTCTCTCTGCAATGATCACTGTAGGACCACCATTTTTCATTGCAACTGCAATGTTTGGTTTTGTACTTCAGATGAGTTCTTTGGTGGTGGAGAAAGAACTAAAACTTCGACAG GCAATGACAATGATGGGTCTTTATGATTCGGCTTACTTGCTGTCATGTCTCACATGGGAAGGAATTCTTACATTTTTATCTTCATTACTCATTCTTCTCTTTGGCAACATTTTCAAATTTGACTTTTTCTTGAACAATAGTTCTGCTGTTATATTTCTTGTGTTCTTCCTATTCCAGATCAATATG CTCGGCTTTGCCTTCATGTTATCTGTCTTTGTAAGCGACTCGTCAGCAGCTCCATCTATTGGTTTCACAATATTCATTATCTCCACGGTTAACCAGGCACGGTCTCATTTCCTCCCAATACAACTTTTCATGAGTACACTAGTAACAAAACACTTCATTTTGTCTCTGCAGCTACTTGGACCGATCCAAATCCCCTACAATAGAAGAATATCAAAACCTTTTCGAATCTTTTGGTCACTCTTCCCACCTAATCTTTTCAACAAAGCTGTATATCTGCTTGCTGATGCAACTTCCACGCCTCAAGATATTGGGATCAGCTGGAGCAGACAAGCAGAATGTGCACCAAATGATAATGAGTGTGTCATAACAATT AGTGATATTCGTACCTGGTTTGTAACTACATTTGTTGTCTGGCTTGGTTTGGCAATTTACTTTGATAACATTATCCCAAATGAATATGGAGTACGGAAATCtgctttttactttttaaaaccTCATTATTGGACAGGAAAAGCTGGCAAAAAACATGAAG GCGTCATTTGTAGTTGCGTGGATTTACCTCCATCAGAGGAGCAGATTCCTGCATATGATAAGGATGTCCTTGAAGAGGAGAACATCATAAAACAACAAGTTGGTAAGAGTGGAATTAAAAAAGTTGCTGTTCAAATCCGTGGCCTTGTAAGGACTTATCCAGGGTCAGTGAAACTCAGCTGTTTTAAATGCAAAAGAACTCCACCTTTCCATGCTCTAAAG GGCTTATGGATGAACCTTGCAAGGAATCAGTTGTTTTGTCTGATTGGAACCAGTGGGGCAGGGAAGACCTCAGTAATCAATTGTTTGACTGGAATAACTCCATCTACGAGTGGTGATG CATTAATATATGGAAATTCCATACAAAGCTCTTCTGGTATGTCCAGAATCCGAAAAATAGTTGGAGTCTGTCCCCAG TTTGACATTCTTTGGGATGAACTATCTGCAGAAGAGCACCTccatattttttctagtattaaggGCATGCCCCCAGCTTCAATACAATCT GTTATACAAAATTCTTTAGAGGATGTAAGACTTACCGAGGCAGCCAAAGTGAGAGCTGGCAGTTACAGTGGAGGAATGAGACGTCGCCTCAGCATTGCAATATCCTTTATCGGTGATCCAAAATTGGTCATCTTAGACGAACCT ACAACTGGTATTGATCCGATAACAAGACGACATGTATGGAACATCATACAGAAAGCAAAGAGAAAGCGTGCAATTTTATTAACAACACACTCAATGGAAGAAGCTGACATTTTAAGTGACAGGATAGGAATAATGGCTAATGGCAGGTTAAGATGTATTGGAAGCTCAGCTGTATTGAAGTCAAGATTTGGAAACGGTTCCATTGTTCATGTGAGTTTCAAACAAAGCTCTGATAGAAAAATTCCACCTCATACTAGAGATGTGGTTGATACAACTCGACAACACCGTGAGGCTGTGAAGCTGTTCTTCAAAAGG CATTTAGATGTTCAACCAAAAGAAGAGAACAACTCCTCTTTGACTTTTGCCATTCCTCGTAATAGAGAGATGCTTTTTCCG GATTGTTTTACTCAGCTCCAAGATAGACAAAATAAATTCAGAATAGCAGACTTTGGTATCAGTTTTACAAGCCTAGAAGAAGTTTTCTTAAGTATTGCTCGGCAGGCAGAGTTAGAGACCGCCATAGCTGAAGGAAGATTAGTTACTATCACTTTAACATCCGGACTATCACTTGAG ATACCTGTGGGAGCTAAATTTGTGGGAATTCCCGGAACTGAATCTGCCGAAAATGGCAGAGGCCTAATGGTGGAAGTACACTGGAAGCAAGACCAACTGGGAGCTCTTTGCGTCTCAAAAATCTCCGACGAAATTCCAATACCATTGAACGTAGAATCAATGGCTCCTTTGGTTGCGACTCCAAGCAGAAATCCCTCAGACCCAACAGGAGCTATTCGTGGAGTTGTAATTGATCCCAATCAGATTACTTCATAG